One window of the Nitratidesulfovibrio sp. genome contains the following:
- a CDS encoding endonuclease/exonuclease/phosphatase family protein — translation MFHGNVSPHIAAGLLELRKRIDAAKVPSSRVDETLNIATWNIREFGKAARDQAAIHYIAEIIGQFDLVSIVELRDDLSDLKRVLDILGPYWRAIYSDVFPGDGGNYERIAYVYDKRTVAFKGLAATAVPPTKKRGTMYLPDFAWWRPPYLASFASGNFDFIAITAHIQWGTAGGRELELAQLATWIDERRTTAHAVDVDILAMGDFNIPDRTGKLYKAVTSKGLCLPKGLAGLEHGSNLEKNKRYDQILHYPTYPENFTNVGGVLDFYIDKTSINALFPGMSKTDFTYQMSDHLPLWLQLRTDIDGMVLSQLIS, via the coding sequence ATGTTCCACGGCAATGTATCGCCGCACATCGCGGCTGGGCTCCTGGAACTGCGCAAGCGCATCGATGCAGCCAAGGTTCCCTCGTCGCGGGTTGACGAAACCCTGAACATCGCCACCTGGAACATCCGCGAATTCGGCAAGGCAGCCCGAGATCAAGCCGCCATCCACTACATCGCGGAGATCATCGGCCAGTTCGACCTCGTGTCCATTGTCGAGCTGCGGGACGACCTGTCCGACCTCAAGCGCGTCCTCGACATTCTCGGGCCGTACTGGCGCGCCATCTATTCGGACGTCTTTCCGGGCGACGGCGGAAACTACGAACGCATCGCATACGTGTACGACAAGCGTACAGTGGCCTTCAAAGGTTTGGCCGCCACCGCCGTACCCCCAACCAAGAAGCGGGGGACGATGTACCTGCCGGATTTCGCGTGGTGGCGCCCGCCGTATCTTGCTTCGTTCGCATCGGGCAATTTCGACTTCATCGCCATTACGGCGCACATCCAATGGGGTACGGCAGGCGGTCGCGAACTGGAACTTGCGCAGCTTGCGACCTGGATCGACGAACGGCGCACCACGGCACACGCCGTGGACGTCGACATCCTGGCCATGGGCGATTTCAACATCCCCGACCGTACCGGCAAGCTGTACAAGGCCGTGACCTCGAAGGGGTTGTGCCTGCCAAAGGGGCTTGCCGGGCTGGAGCACGGGTCGAACCTGGAAAAGAACAAGCGCTACGACCAGATCCTGCACTACCCCACCTACCCGGAGAACTTCACGAACGTTGGCGGGGTGCTTGATTTCTACATCGACAAGACCAGCATTAACGCCCTGTTCCCCGGCATGAGCAAGACCGACTTCACCTACCAGATGTCCGACCATCTGCCCCTGTGGCTGCAACTGCGTACGGACATTGACGGCATGGTGCTGTCACAGCTGATTTCCTAG
- a CDS encoding inositol monophosphatase family protein, translated as MPPQKTSPAPVVPSSANGAHALDLEAALSVALDAAKAGCAVLARGRSRLAGVRTTTKSPGDITTELDARSEAAIFARIRQAYPEHARLGEESGDSEGESGASPYRWIVDPLDGTVNYVHGIPYYAVSVALEVDGAAVLGVVADPARREFFTAVRGQGAFCNGRPLHVARRGRLDEAVVGTVVPPPKWPGMDGYLAQFCAVARSAAGMRRGGAAALDLAYVAAGRLDGFFVVSLKRWDLSAGALLVREAGGAVADIDGHPDPLHANRLAAANGELLPALLERLRTT; from the coding sequence ATGCCCCCGCAGAAAACCTCCCCCGCCCCTGTTGTACCGTCCAGTGCGAACGGCGCACATGCTCTGGACCTTGAGGCCGCGTTGTCCGTGGCCCTTGATGCCGCCAAGGCAGGCTGTGCCGTGCTGGCTCGGGGGCGCTCGCGCCTTGCCGGGGTGCGCACCACCACCAAGAGTCCCGGCGACATTACCACGGAACTGGATGCCCGCTCGGAGGCAGCCATTTTCGCACGCATCCGGCAGGCCTACCCTGAGCATGCCCGGCTGGGCGAGGAATCTGGTGATAGCGAGGGAGAATCCGGCGCATCACCGTACCGCTGGATTGTCGATCCGCTGGACGGCACGGTGAACTACGTGCACGGAATTCCGTATTATGCGGTCTCGGTGGCACTGGAAGTGGATGGCGCGGCGGTGCTGGGCGTGGTGGCAGACCCGGCCCGGCGCGAGTTCTTCACCGCCGTGCGCGGTCAAGGGGCGTTCTGCAACGGGCGCCCGCTGCATGTGGCCCGGCGTGGCCGCCTGGACGAGGCCGTGGTCGGTACCGTGGTGCCGCCGCCCAAATGGCCGGGCATGGATGGGTATCTGGCGCAGTTCTGCGCCGTGGCGCGCAGTGCGGCGGGCATGCGCCGGGGCGGTGCAGCCGCACTGGACCTGGCCTATGTGGCCGCCGGACGGCTGGACGGCTTTTTTGTGGTCAGCCTGAAGCGCTGGGACCTTTCCGCCGGGGCGTTGCTGGTACGGGAGGCGGGGGGCGCCGTGGCCGATATCGACGGCCACCCGGACCCATTGCACGCCAACCGCCTTGCCGCCGCCAACGGCGAATTGCTGCCTGCGTTGCTGGAGCGGTTGCGAACCACCTGA